Proteins encoded in a region of the Populus nigra chromosome 3, ddPopNigr1.1, whole genome shotgun sequence genome:
- the LOC133689244 gene encoding synaptotagmin-5-like, whose protein sequence is MSFFVGLIIGLAVGLALIVGFVKSENARSKLRSELATTIAAFARMTVEDSRKILPAEYYPSWVVFSQRQKLDWLNQHLTKIWPYVDQAASGLIKDSVEPVLEQYRPIILSSLKFSKFTLGTVAPQFTGVSIIEDGGSGITMELEMNWDGNPSIILDIKTRLGVSLPVQVKDIGFTGVFRLIFKPLVAEFPCFGAVCCSLRQKKKMDFKLKVVGGDISAIPGLDDAIQETIQNAVEDSITWPVRKVVPILPGDYSDLELKPVGILEVKLVQAKDLTNKDLIGKSDPFAKLYIRPLPDKTKTTKIINNDLNPIWNEHFEFVVEDATTQHLVVKIYDDEGIQAAELLGCAQVKLNELEPGKVKDLWLKLVKDLEVQRDNKNRGQVHLELLYRPFGMENGLGNSFASSFSMTSLEKVLKNGANSMEITGNVNEVTKKRREVIVRGVLSVTVISAEDLPVVDLMGKADPFVTLTMKKSEMRNKTRVVNNNLNPVWNQTFDFVVEDGLHDMLIVEVWDHDTFGKDYMGRCILTLTRVILEGEYKDCFQLDEAKSGRLNLHLKWSPQHIYRDS, encoded by the exons ATGTCGTTTTTTGTTGGATTGATTATCGGTCTTGCTGTCGGTCTAGCATTGATTGTCGGTTTTGTTAAGTCTGAGAATGCAAGATCCAAGCTTCGGTCTGAGCTT GCAACAACTATAGCTGCTTTTGCAAGAATGACAGTGGAGGATTCAAGAAAGATCTTGCCAGCTGAGTACTACCCTTCTTGGGTTGTCTTCTCTCAGCGCCAGA aGTTGGATTGGCTTAATCAACATCTTACAAAGATCTGGCCTTATGTTGACCAG GCAGCTTCTGGGCTGATAAAGGATTCAGTGGAACCTGTCCTTGAGCAATATAGACCGATTATATTGTCATCTCTCAAATTTTCGAAGTTTACTCTTGGTACTGTTGCGCCCCAATTTACAG GAGTTTCTATCATTGAAGATGGAGGCAGTGGCATCACCATGGAGTTGGAAATGAACTGGGATGGGAATCCGAGTATAATACTTGATATTAAGACTAGACTTGGCGTTTCTTTGCCTgtacag GTAAAAGATATCGGATTTACTGGGGTTTTCAGGTTGATCTTTAAGCCACTAGTTGCTGAGTTTCCTTGCTTTGGAGCTGTTTGTTGTTCTTTGAGACAAAAG aaaaaaatggattttaaaCTTAAAGTTGTTGGTGGTGACATATCAGCAATTCCAGGACTTGATGATGCTATTCAG GAGACAATACAGAATGCTGTTGAAGATTCTATTACCTGGCCTGTTCGGAAAGTTGTTCCAATTTTGCCTGGGGATTACAG TGACCTGGAGTTAAAGCCTGTGGGAATATTGGAGGTGAAGCTTGTGCAGGCAAAGGATTTGACGAATAAAGATCTCATTGGGAAATCTGATCCCTTCGCCAAGTTATACATACGCCCTTTACCTGATAAAACGAAAACCACCAAAATAATT AACAATGATCTGAATCCAATATGGAACGAACACTTTGAATTTGTTGTTGAAGATGCAACTACTCAACACTTGGTAGTAAAAATTTATGATGATGAGGGGATACAGGCAGCTGAGCTCCTCGGGTGCGCCCAAGTAAAACTAAATGAGCTTGAGCCTGGTAAAGTGAAGGATTTGTGGTTGAAGCTGGTTAAGGATTTGGAGGTCCAACGAGATAATAAAAACAGGGGGCAG GTGCACCTGGAACTTTTGTACCGTCCTTTTGGTATGGAGAATGGCCTTGGCAACTCTTTTGCCTCCAGCTTCTCAATGACTTCTTTAGAGAAGGTACTTAAAAACGGCGCAAACAGTATGGAAATTACTGGAAATGTAAATGAAGTcacaaagaagagaagagaggttATCGTTAGAGGAGTTCTCTCTGTCACTGTCATTTCTGCAGAAGATCTGCCAGTGGTGGATTTGATGGGTAAGGCTGACCCCTTTGTTACACTAACAATGAAGAAATCGGAGATGAGAAACAAAACCAGG GTTGTGAACAACAACTTGAATCCTGTTTGGAATCAAACTTTTGACTTTGTTGTTGAGGATGGACTACATGATATGCTTATTGTCGAAGTTTGGGATCATGACACATTTGGGAag GATTATATGGGGAGATGCATCCTGACTTTGACCAGGGTTATATTGGAAGGCGAATACAAAGATTGCTTCCAACTTGACGAGGCTAAATCCGGAAGATTAAATTTGCACCTCAAGTGGTCGCCACAGCATATTTATCGCGATTCTTGA
- the LOC133688808 gene encoding zinc finger protein 3-like produces the protein METGGTERCPSEGSSISATSEGTPHRDGSELDQTEMVNTNMKEKVVQGSEPALLPKSSARVLLDLKLSRDNSIRGSKLEFNLFSPMNVGSSLAKESTDETLKQTESRVFPCNFCKREFSTSQALGGHQNAHKQERTLAKRRQEMDVGALVHLPYYPYSSLSTNPYYGSLNRSLGVRLDSLIHKTSPPYSWTSPIGLRYGAHGGWSGQTTMNTQPSNGRLTTESLDAFSGGFGISSSSSSSRFEDNLLRNFASSPSSNTVAINKPPGTDHVQQTDHPKSYQTDDSGLDLSLKL, from the coding sequence ATGGAAACAGGTGGTACAGAAAGGTGCCCCTCTGAGGGTTCTAGCATATCAGCAACCTCGGAAGGAACACCACATAGAGATGGTAGTGAACTAGATCAAACAGAGATGGTCAATACGAATATGAAAGAGAAAGTTGTCCAAGGATCTGAACCAGCCCTCCTTCCCAAATCGAGTGCTCGTGTTTTGCTGGATTTGAAGCTTTCTAGAGATAATTCGATCCGCGGGTCGAAGCTAGAATTCAATCTATTTAGCCCCATGAATGTTGGTTCTTCTCTTGCTAAAGAGTCTACCGATGAGACCTTGAAGCAAACCGAGTCTAGGGTTTTCCCTTGCAACTTTTGCAAGAGAGAGTTCTCCACATCCCAAGCCTTAGGTGGGCATCAAAACGCACACAAACAGGAGAGGACACTAGCCAAGAGGCGTCAAGAGATGGATGTGGGTGCTTTGGTACACTTGCCATATTATCCCTATTCAAGCCTCTCAACAAACCCATATTATGGATCTTTAAATAGGTCACTTGGGGTACGGTTGGATTCCTTGATTCACAAGACATCGCCTCCTTATTCATGGACATCCCCCATAGGGCTTCGCTACGGCGCCCATGGTGGCTGGTCCGGGCAAACTACGATGAATACACAACCTTCGAATGGTAGACTAACGACAGAGAGTTTGGATGCCTTTAGTGGTGGATTTGGAATTTCTAGTTCCTCATCTTCTTCAAGGTTTGAGGACAATCTCCTTCGAAATTTTGCTTCTTCTCCATCATCCAATACCGTTGCAATCAACAAGCCTCCCGGTACTGATCATGTCCAGCAAACTGACCATCCAAAAAGTTATCAAACAGATGATTCGGGACTTgatttgtcactcaagctctag
- the LOC133689245 gene encoding bifunctional purple acid phosphatase 26: MPKVFETQPILLQLILVFVIFSGFFKNGNAGITSDFIRSEWPSIDIPLDNEVFAVPEGHNAPQQVHITQGDYNGKAVIISWVTPDEPGTNKVQYGVSKKKYDFTAEGTVKNYTFYNYKSGYIHQCLVDGLEYETKYYYKIGSGDSSREFWFQTPPKINPDTPYKFGIIGDLGQTYNSLSTLEHYMQSGAQAVLFVGDLAYADRYKYNDVGIRWDSWGRFVERSAAYQPWMWSAGNHEIEYMPYMGEVIPFKSYLNRYPTPHLASKSSSPFWYAIRRASAHIIVLSSYSSFVKYTPQWEWLREELKRVDREKTPWLIVLMHIPIYNSNEAHFMEGESMRAVFEKWFVRYKVDVVFAGHVHAYERSYRVSNIHYNVSSGDRFPAADESAPVYITVGDGGNQEGLAGRFRDPQPDYSAFREASYGHSTLEIKNRTHAIYHWNRNDDGKKVPTDAFVLHNQYWGSNLRRKKLKKHHLRTVVGWVSSY, translated from the exons ATGCCAAAGGTTTTTGAGACACAGCCCATATTGCTTCAACTTATACTAGTGTTCGTCATTTTCTCGGGCTTTTTCAAGAATGGAAATGCTGGGATAACGAGCGATTTCATTCGGTCAGAATGGCCATCTATTGACATCCCTCTTGATAATGAAGTATTTGCAGTCCCAGAGGGTCATAATGCACCACAACAA GTACATATAACCCAAGGTGACTACAACGGAAAGGCTGTAATAATCTCGTGGGTGACACCTGATGAACCAGGCACCAACAAAGTGCAATATGGTGTGTCAAAGAAGAAATATGATTTTACTGCAGAGGGGACAGTGAAAAATTATACCTTTTACAATTACAAGTCTGGCTACATTCATCAGTGCCTTGTTGATGGCCTTGAG TATGAGACCAAGTACTACTACAAGATTGGCAGCGGTGATTCTTCTCGAGAATTCTGGTTCCAAACACCTCCAAAGATCAATCCAGATACTCCTTACAAGTTTGGAATAATTG GTGACTTGGGACAGACATATAATTCCCTGTCTACACTTGAGCATTACATGCAGAGTGGAGCTCAAGCGGTATTATTTGTTGGAGATCTTGCTTATGCTGATAGATATAAATACAATGATGTTGGTATACGGTGGGATAGCTGGGGTCGTTTTGTTGAGCGCAGTGCAGCATATCAGCCATGGATGTGGTCTGCTGGAAATCATGAAATAGAGTACATGCCTTACATG GGAGAAGTTATTCCTTTCAAATCTTATCTTAATCGATACCCTACTCCTCATTTAGCCTCCAAAAGCAGCAGCCCTTTCTGGTATGCCATTAGACGTGCATCTGCTCATATAATTGTGCTGTCCAGCTATTCTTCTTTCG TGAAATATACCCCTCAGTGGGAATGGCTCAGAGAAGAACTTAAAAGGGTTGACAGGGAGAAGACACCTTGGCTCATTGTTCTTATGCATATCCCCATCTACAACAGTAACGAAGCACACTTCATGGAAGGTGAAAGTATGCGGGCAGTCTTTGAGAAGTGGTTTGTTCGTTACAAAGTTGATGTAGTTTTTGCTGGGCATGTCCATGCTTATGAAAGATCA TATCGAGTCTCAAACATACACTACAATGTATCTAGTGGTGACCGTTTTCCGGCAGCAGATGAATCTGCCCCTGTCTACATTACTGTCGGAGATGGAGGAAATCAAGAAGGTCTTGCCGGAAG GTTTAGAGATCCACAACCAGATTACTCGGCATTCAGAGAAGCCAGTTATGGGCACTCTACATTGGAGATAAAGAACAGGACACATGCAATCTACCATTGGAACCGCAATGATGATGGGAAAAAAGTGCCAACTGATGCATTTGTCTTACACAACCAGTACTG GGGAAGTAatctgagaagaaaaaaattgaagaagcaTCATTTGAGGACTGTTGTTGGCTGGGTTTCAAGTTACTGA